A window of the Tiliqua scincoides isolate rTilSci1 chromosome 5, rTilSci1.hap2, whole genome shotgun sequence genome harbors these coding sequences:
- the LOC136652819 gene encoding olfactory receptor 5A2-like, with amino-acid sequence MENHSAQYYFSLHGLSNYLHFQIFLFSLFLLIYLFTLVGNGMIMLAVRTSPHLQSPMYFFLSHLSFLDMCYSSVTVPSMLETIIEKQKTISAGECFTQSFFILLSATTEVFILSSMAYDRHSAICQPLHYMELMNISFCCKLVATAWIIGFFYALTNTLPLLRLQFCGSNVIRHFSCELPSIISLSCNDTFTNQMLFFLSGGAVGLISLFLTVLSYIYIISTILKINSTEGRYKAFSTCSSHLAVVILFYGTGYFRYLRPSSATSVILDKILSIQYSILTPLLNPIIYSLQNKEMKAAFKKMLRLKS; translated from the coding sequence ATGGAGAACCACTCTGCTCAGTACTACTTTTCTCTCCATGGACTCTCAAATTATCTACACTTCCAGATTTTCCTCTTTTCCTTATTCTTGTTGATTTATCTGTTCACCCTGGTAGGGAATGGAATGATCATGCTGGCTGTAAGAACCAGCCCTCATCTCCAGagtcccatgtacttcttcttgaGCCACCTCTCTTTCCTGGATATGTGTTATTCATCAGTCACTGTCCCAAGCATGCTGGAGACCATCATTGAGAAGCAGAAGACCATATCTGCTGGTGAATGCTTCACTCAGTCATTCTTTATCTTGCTTTCAGCCACTACAGAAGTCTTTATCCTCTCATCCATGGCTTATGACAGACACTCTGCCATATGCCAACCATTGCATTACATGGAATTAATGAATATCTCATTCTGTTGCAAGCTCGTGGCCACTGCATGGATAATTGGATTCTTTTATGCACTTACAAACACATTACCGCtcttaaggctacaattctgtggCTCCAATGTTATCAGACATTTCAGTTGTGAGCTCCCTTCAATCATCTCTCTATCCTGCAATGACACATTCACCAATCAAATGTTATTTTTCCTTTCTGGAGGGGCTGTCGGGTTGATCTCCCTCTTCCTCACTGTGCTGTCCTATATTTACATTATCTCCACCATTCTGAAGATTAACTCCACAGAGGGCCGATATAAAGCTTTCTCTACCTGCAGCTCTCACCTCGCTGTAGTGATTCTCTTCTACGGAACAGGTTACTTTCGTTATCTCCGGCCAAGCTCAGCAACGTCAGTCATTTTAGATAAAATCCTTTCCATACAGTACAGCATCCTCACCCCCTTGCTCAACCCCATCATATACAGTTTACAGAACAAAGAAATGAAAGCAGCATTTAAAAAGATGCTGAGACTAAAATCTTGA